The following coding sequences are from one Xiphophorus couchianus chromosome 7, X_couchianus-1.0, whole genome shotgun sequence window:
- the sympk gene encoding symplekin isoform X1: MERPSKDGEPPAVIDVTTSEKVVELLNQAALIPADEKLTVLKQVQELIINKDPSLLDNFLDEIIAFQTDRSMEVRKFVIGFIEEACKRDNELLLRLIANLNLLLKDDSVNVVKKAILSLTQLYKVALQWLVRSRSVSEMQEACWDLVSQMTGDVLSMLDSENDGVRTHAIKFTESLIVTLSPRTPESDVPKRQEGDISLDKVPRDHPYIRYDALCDEGKTALDKLLKFMVHPAISSINLTTALGSLATIARQRPMFMSEVVQAYETLHANLPPTLAKSQVSSVRKNLKLHLVSVLKHPCSLEFQVQIGTLLLDLGMPQSEISRNTPLPREQRKRPRYEPAAEGKKVKMEPALIEDDEDKEEPVPLAAPMPAAAPTPQSAIDLTAEFLRPLLTSENVANLVLISMVYLPDVMPASFQATYTPVESAGTDAQIKHLARLMATQMTAAGIGPGLEQCKAREDESGKEEPAEDESGGKDVLIRRSLSSMVGQAISVVGGYSEKPPAPEAPAIKRLPEPILPSVQTKMAGAGGRKKVFRLADVVQPLSDSQIGSLSSRAVKRILHSEKAVTQSGMSHVRVKLLSRLVTQFEGVMKEDVLDYVLEDMRCRSDLAFSLLYQEYNSYLSQLPAGLLDGYDHCLYTLLSGLQEKPEQRDGLFTKLVLEAPIITESALDVIRRYCEDESRVYLGMTTLKELIVKRPSRQFQYLHVLLDLSSHEKEKVRSTALAFLKRMYEKDHLRDYIEKFALNYLQLLVHPNPPSLLFGADKDTEVAAPWTEETVRQCLFLYLSLLPLNHRLVHELASVYTEAIADIKRSVLRAIEQPIRGMGMNSPELLLLVENCPKGAETLVTRCLHILTDKVPPSPELVERVRDLYHKRVPDVRFLIPVINGLEKNEVIQALPKLIKLNPIVVKEVFNRLLGTQHSEGSSSVSPLTPGDLLIALHNIDSTKCDMKSIIKATNLCFGEKNVYTSEVLAVVMQQLMEQNPLPMLLMRTVIQSLTMYPRLGGFVMNILSRLIVKQVWKYPKVWEGFVKCCQRTKPQSYSVLLQLPPLQLASVFERCPEMRAPLLQHVLSFTPHQQAHIPNSVMAVLEAHKKLDPVPAEPVLEEEPAEPTVAQQPGPGPEPGPALQQETVLLRDEEEPMEQEEAEPLTPETTDPIHQEPGQLKSGGTFLQEEEPKAAEEPEPEPGQEPLEEPMEEPEAELSDQPEPLTAPEPEAAPPAAESGSEDPE, encoded by the exons ATGGAGCGTCCTTCAAAGGACGGGGAGCCTCCTGCTGTCATCGACGTCACCACCAGCGAGAAG GTGGTGGAGCTGCTGAACCAGGCGGCTCTGATCCCCGCGGATGAAAAGCTCACTGTTCTCaaacag GTTCAGGAACTCATCATCAACAAGGATCCGTCTCTTCTGGACAACTTCCTGgat GAGATCATCGCCTTCCAGACGGATCGGTCCATGGAAGTCAGGAAGTTTGTGATCGGGTTCATCGAGGAAGCCTG CAAACGGGACAACGAGCTTCTGCTGCGGCTCATCGCCAACCTGAACCTGCTGCTGAAGGACGACAGCGTCAACGTGGTGAAGAAGGCCATCCTGTCCCTGACGCAGCTCTACAAGGTCGCCCTGCAG TGGCTGGTCCGGTCCCGGTCGGTGTCGGAGATGCAGGAGGCCTGCTGGGACTTGGTGTCCCAGATGACCGGAGACGTTCTGAGCATGCTCGACTCGGAGAACGACGGCGTCCGGACGCACGCCATCAAGTTCACCGAGTCGCTGATCGTCACGCTGTCGCCGCGGACGCCCGAGTCCGACGTCCCcaagagacaggaaggagacatcaGCCTGGACAAGGTTCCCAGGGACCACCCCTACATCCGCTATG ACGCTCTGTGCGACGAGGGGAAGACGGCGCTGGACAAGCTGCTGAAGTTCATGGTTCACCCGGCCATTTCCAGCATCAACCTGACAACCGCGCTCGGCTCCCTAGCAACCATCGCTAGGCAACGGCCCATGTTCATGTCCGAGGTGGTGCAGGCCTACGAGACGCTGCATG CCAACCTGCCCCCCACCTTGGCCAAGTCCCAGGTGAGCAGCGTGAGGAAGAACCTGAAGCTGCACCTGGTGTCGGTTCTGAAGCATCCGTGCAGCCTGGAGTTCCAGGTCCAGATCGGCACGCTGCTGCTGGACCTGGGCATGCCGCAGAGCGAGATCAGCCGCAACACGCCGCTGCCGCGCGAGCAGAGGAAGCGCCCGCGCTACGAGCCCGCCGCCGAGGGCAAGAAGGTCAAGATGG AGCCGGCACTCATCGAAGATGACGAGGACAAAGAGGAGCCGGTGCCGCTCGCCGCCCCGATGCCGGCGGCCGCCCCGACTCCGCAGTCAGCCATCGACCTGACGGCCGAGTTCCTGCGACCCCTGCTGACCTCAGAGAACGTTGCCAACCTG GTTCTCATCAGCATGGTGTACCTGCCGGACGTCATGCCGGCGTCCTTCCAGGCCACCTACACACCTGTGGAGTCGGCCGGAACCGACGCCCAGATCAAACACCTGGCCCGGCTGATGGCGACCCAGATGACAGCGGCCGGGATCGGACCAG GTCTGGAGCAGTGCAAGGCGCGGGAGGACGAGTCGGGGAAAGAGGAGCCGGCGGAGGACGAGTCGGGAGGGAAGGACGTCCTGATCAGGCGGTCGCTGTCCTCCATGGTGGGCCAGGCCATCTCCGTGGTGGGCGGCTACAGCGAGAAGCCGCCCGCCCCCGAGGCGCCCGCCATCAAGAGGCTTCCTGAGCCCATCCTGCCCTCCGTCCAGACCAA GATGGCGGGTGCCGGCGGCAGGAAGAAGGTGTTCCGCCTGGCGGACGTGGTTCAGCCGCTGTCCGACTCGCAGATCGGATCGCTGTCCTCCAGAGCCGTGAAGCGCATCCTGCACTCGGAGAAGGCGGTCACCCAGAGCGGCATGTCCCAC GTCAGGGTGAAGCTGCTGTCCCGGTTGGTGACCCAGTTCGAGGGCGTGATGAAGGAGGACGTCCTGGACTACGTCCTGGAGGACATGCGTTGCCGTAGCGACCTGGCCTTCTCTCTGCTGTACCAGGAGTACAACAGCTACCTGAGCCAGCTGCCGGCCGGCCTGCTGGACGGATACGACCACTGCCTCTACACGCTGCTGTCCGGGCTGCAGGAGAAACCCGAGCAGAGGGACGG GCTCTTCACCAAGCTGGTTCTGGAGGCTCCCATCATCACCGAGTCGGCGCTGGATGTGATCCGCCGCTACTGTGAGGACGAG TCCCGGGTTTATCTGGGCATGACGACGCTGAAGGAGCTGATCGTCAAGAGGCCATCCAGGCAGTTCCAGTACCTCCATGTTCTGCTGGACCTCAGCTCCCACGAAAAAGAGAAG GTCCGCAGCACAGCTCTGGCCTTCCTGAAGCGGATGTATGAGAAGGATCACCTGAGGGACTACATCGAGAAGTTTGCCCTGAACTACCTGCAGCTCCTGGTTCACCCGAACCCGCCCTCGCTGCTGTTCGGCGCCGACAAGGACACGG AGGTTGCTGCTCCGTGGACGGAGGAGACGGTGAGACAGTGTCTCTTCCTCTACCTGTCCCTCCTTCCTCTGAACCACCGGCTGGTCCATGAGCTGGCGTCTGTCTACACCGAGGCCATCGCCGACATCAAGCGCAGCGTGCTGCGCGCCATCGAGCAGCCG ATCCGCGGGATGGGGATGAACTCTCCAGAGCTGCTTCTTCTGGTTGAAAACTGTCCTAAAGGGGCGGAGACTCTGGTCACTCGCTGTCTGCACATTCTGACCGATAAAG TGCCTCCGTCGCCGGAGCTGGTGGAGCGGGTCCGGGACCTCTACCACAAGCGTGTTCCGGACGTCCGCTTCCTGATCCCGGTCATCAACGGCCTGGAGAAG AATGAAGTCATCCAGGCTCTGCCGAAGCTCATCAAGCTCAACCCGATCGTCGTGAAGGAAGTCTTCAACCGGCTGCTGGGAACTCAGCACA GTGAGGGAAGCTCTTCGGTTTCTCCGCTGACTCCAGGAGATCTGCTCATCGCCTTGCACAACATCGACTCAACAAAGTGCGACATGAAATCCATCAtcaaag CCACCAACCTGTGCTTCGGGGAGAAGAACGTCTACACGTCGGAGGTTCTGGCGGTAGTGATGCAGCAGCTGATGGAGCAGAACCCGCTGCCCATGCTGCTGATGCGCACCGTCATCCAGTCCCTCACTATGTACCCGCGCCTGGGCGGCTTCGTCATGAACATCCTGTCCCGCCTCATCGTCAAGCAG GTGTGGAAGTACCCCAAGGTGTGGGAGGGCTTCGTGAAGTGCTGCCAGCGGACCAAGCCGCAGTCCTACAgcgttctgctgcagctgccgcCGCTGCAGCTGGCCAGCGTGTTCGAGCGCTGCCCGGAGATGAGGGCGCCGCTGCTGCAGCACGTCCTGTCCTTCACGCCGCATCAG caagCTCATATCCCGAACTCCGTCATGGCGGTGCTGGAGGCCCACAAGAAGCTCGACCCGGTGCCAGCGGAGCCGGTTCTGGAG GAGGAACCGGCAGAACCAACTGTCGCACAGCAACCAggacctggaccagaaccaggaccggCGCTACAGCAGGAAACAGTTCTGCTGAGGGACGAAGAGGAACCGATGGAACAGGAAGAGGCGGAGCCACTGACACCTGAGACGACCGACCCGATTCACCAG GAACCTGGTCAGTTAAAGTCTGGAGGAACTTTCCTGCAGGAAGAAGAGCCGAAAGCCgcagaggaaccagaaccagaaccgggccaggAGCCATTGGAGGAACCGATGGAGGAGCCTGAAGCCGAGCTGTCGGATCAGCCGGAACCGCTCACGGCTCCAGAACCAGAGGCGGCACCGCCTGCAGCTGAAAGCGGGTCGGAGGACCCAGAGTAG
- the LOC114147761 gene encoding uncharacterized protein LOC114147761 isoform X2 gives MKAVILAAGYGTRLQRDVSSDRSGRFAHLVGVPKPLLPVGRSPLISRWVRALTRSGTVDGIYVVERLGAVACLQLAVKHFGIQDGVIVIGGDTLFREDFSLGRVTQKVSELQARSGDSCLLLCYRCRDEETQKYGILEVDDDLRVLRMKEKPQPSETESRRACPCFYVFSKESLPLLDAFLEEKKDAPIEERDAPGNFVSWLIPRKPVFAHEISGRFDVGNLPSYLECDVYFSEKLQDDKSFMV, from the exons ATGAAGGCCGTGATTCTTGCCGCGGGCTACGGAACCAGGCTGCAGCGGGACGTTTCCTCCGACCGCAGCGGCAGGTTCGCTCACCTGGTCGGGGTCCCGAAGCCGCTGCTGCCGGTGGGCCGGAGCCCGCTGATCAGCCGCTGGGTCCGGGCGCTGACCCGGTCCGGAACCGTGGACGGGATCTACGTGGTG GAGCGGCTCGGCGCCGTCGCCTGCCTGCAGCTGGCGGTGAAGCACTTCGGCATCCAGGACGGCGTGATTGTCATCGGAGG CGACACGCTGTTCAGGGAGGACTTCAGTCTGGGCCGGGTCACACAGAAGGTTTCTGAGCTGCAGGCGAGGAGCGGCGACAGCTGCCTGCTGCTGTGCTACCGCTGCAGGGACGAAG aaACCCAGAAGTACGGGATCCTGGAGGTGGACGACgatctccgggttctccggatGAAGGAAAAGCCGCAGCCTTCAGAAACCGAGTCCAGGAGAGCC TGTCCGTGTTTCTACGTCTTCTCCAAGGAGAGTCTTCCTCTGCTGGACGCCttcctggaggagaagaag GACGCTCCGATCGAAGAGCGCGACGCTCCGGGGAACTTTGTGTCATGGCTCATCCCGAG GAAGCCGGTTTTCGCCCATGAGATCTCCGGACGCTTTGACGTGGGAAACCTGCCCTCTTACCTGGAGTGTGACGTTTACTTCAGCGAGAAGCTTCAGGACGACAAATCGTTCATGGTTTAA
- the asdurf gene encoding ASDURF protein, with amino-acid sequence MSQTNSGSSDNVSEYSALKEELNRKVKEQKIIVDELSNLKKNRKVYIQQRNSNVFFLADRNQTLSSCKKELDYMTKEQQDL; translated from the exons ATGTCTCAAACAAACTCCGGAAGCAGCGATAATGTGAGCGAATATTCAGCGCTGAAGGAGGAACTGAACAGAAAG gtGAAGGAGCAGAAGATTATTGTGGACGAGCTTTCtaacctgaagaaaaacagg AAAGTTTACATCCAGCAGAGGAACAGCAACGTTTTCTTCCTGGCCGACAGAAATCAGACTCTGAGTTCCTGTAAAA AGGAGTTGGACTACATGACGAAGGAGCAGCAGGACCTATGA
- the asnsd1 gene encoding asparagine synthetase domain-containing protein 1, with amino-acid sequence MCGIFCLLSRSAAPEERDQAVLEALQRRGPDSSRDVSVAGTDSGYRCLFSAHVLHMRGLHTPQPLQDAAGNILLWNGEVFGGLPVDPDQNDTTVLSERLQSCGTAAETLAVLSAVRGPWAFVYHQRAAECLWFGRDFFGRRSLLWSFSAGTMTLTSVAAHSPASDPRSWQEVPAAGVFRVNLKEFARSGSVSLEIFPWAHSDIPSTSPESLPIDCRAVMNPAGLVLSAPVPPLNESLPAASPDPLTESRLSVRELEELLAGSACPDEANHLIRVLSEAVRRRVQAPPPLAGSASVAVLFSGGIDSMILAALADRHVPTQHPIDLLNVAFRLQEPKNHNKKRNKDSPNSDAASPRTFSPFDVPDRLTGRAGLEELRGLNPERRWNFVEINVTPEELQEARRQRIRHLVLPLDSVLDDSIGCAVWFAARGVGAVMEDGGPRPFISSAKVVLTGIGADEQLAGYSRHRVRFQTAGLRGLLEELRMELGRISSRNLGRDDRVVGDQGKEARFPYLDEGVVSFLSSLPVWLKADLSLPRGVGEKLLLRSAAQRLGLSRSAVLPKRAMQFGSRVAKMEDRREKASDKCRRLLTG; translated from the exons ATGTGCGGGATCTTCTGCCTGCTGAGCCGGTCCGCGGCTCCGGAGGAACGGGACCAGGCGGTCCTGGAAGCTCTGCAGAGGAGAGGACCGGACTCCAGCCGGGACGTCTCGGTTGCAGGGACGGACTCCGGTTATCGGTGCCTGTTCTCCGCCCATGTCCTCCACATGCGGGGCCTCCACACGCCGCAGCCGCTGCAGGACGCCGCCGGGAACATCCTGCTGTGGAACGGGGAGGTCTTCGGTGGCCTTCCGGTGGATCCGGACCAGAACGACACCACCGTCCTCTCTGAGCGGCTGCAGTCCTGCGGAACCGCCGCTGAGACCCTAGCGGTTCTGTCGGCGGTCCGCGGGCCCTGGGCCTTTGTTTACCACCAGAGGGCGGCGGAGTGCCTCTGGTTCGGCCGGGACTTCTTCGGCAGGCGGAGCTTGCTGTGGAGTTTCTCGGCGGGAACGATGACCCTGACCTCAGTGGCGGCGCACAGTCCGGCCTCCGACCCGCGGAGCTGGCAGGAAGTCCCGGCCGCCGGTGTGTTCAGGGTCAACCTGAAGGAGTTCGCTCGATCCGGTTCTGTTTCCTTGGAGATTTTTCCCTGGGCTCATTCCGATATTCCCTCCACCAGCCCGGAATCCCTTCCCATCGACTGCCGGGCGGTGATGAACCCGGCCGGACTCGTTCTGTCCGCCCCAGTTCCTCCTCTGAACGAGTCACTTCCTGCCGCCAGCCCTGACCCGCTAACCGAGTCCCGGCTGTCGGTCcgggagctggaggagctgctggcgGGAAGCGCGTGCCCGGATGAGGCGAATCATCTGATCCGAGTCCTGAGCGAGGCGGTGCGGAGACGAGTCCAGGCTCCGCCTCCTCTGGCCGGTTCTGCCAGCGTCGCTGTTCTTTTCTCCGGAGGAATCGACTCCATGATCCTGGCCGCTCTGGCGGACCGCCACGTTCCCACTCAGCATCCCATCGACCTGCTGAACGTCGCCTTCCGACTCCAGGAGCCAAAGAACCACAACAAGAAGCGGAACAAGGATTCCCCGAACAGTGACGCGGCTTCTCCCCGAACCTTCAGCCCCTTTGACGTTCCGGACCGACTGACGGGAAGGGCCGGTCTGGAGGAACTACGCGGCCTGAATCCTGAGCGGCGCTGGAACTTCGTAGAGATCAACGTGACGCCGGAGGAACTGCAGGAGGCTCGGCGGCAGCGGATCCGGCACCTGGTGCTTCCGCTGGACTCGGTGCTGGACGACAGCATCGGCTGCGCCGTCTGGTTCGCTGCCAGGGGCGTGGGGGCCGTCATGGAGGACGGCGGGCCCAGGCCCTTCATCTCCTCAGCCAAG GTGGTCCTGACCGGGATCGGAGCGGACGAGCAGCTGGCCGGTTACTCCCGCCACAGAGTCCGGTTCCAGACGGCGGGACTCCGGGGActgctggaggagctgaggaTGGAGCTGGGCCGGATTTCCTCCAGGAACCTGGGCCGGGACGACCGAGTGGTGGGAGACCAGGGCAAGGAGGCCAG GTTTCCGTACCTGGACGAGGGCGTGGTCAGCTTCCTGAGCTCGCTGCCCGTCTGGCTGAAGGCCGACCTGTCTCTGCCGCGCGGCGTCGGCGAGAAGCTCCTCCTGCGGTCGGCGGCCCAGCGGCTGGGCCTCAGCCGATCGGCCGTCCTGCCCAAGCGGGCCATGCAGTTCGGCTCGCGCGTGGCCAAGATGGAGGACCGGCGGGAGAAGGCGTCCGATAAATGCAGGAGGCTCCTGACCGGGTGA
- the LOC114147761 gene encoding uncharacterized protein LOC114147761 isoform X1: MKAVILAAGYGTRLQRDVSSDRSGRFAHLVGVPKPLLPVGRSPLISRWVRALTRSGTVDGIYVVTNALHQAAFAVWAAEFPEVQILSDETRSNEERLGAVACLQLAVKHFGIQDGVIVIGGDTLFREDFSLGRVTQKVSELQARSGDSCLLLCYRCRDEETQKYGILEVDDDLRVLRMKEKPQPSETESRRACPCFYVFSKESLPLLDAFLEEKKDAPIEERDAPGNFVSWLIPRKPVFAHEISGRFDVGNLPSYLECDVYFSEKLQDDKSFMV, translated from the exons ATGAAGGCCGTGATTCTTGCCGCGGGCTACGGAACCAGGCTGCAGCGGGACGTTTCCTCCGACCGCAGCGGCAGGTTCGCTCACCTGGTCGGGGTCCCGAAGCCGCTGCTGCCGGTGGGCCGGAGCCCGCTGATCAGCCGCTGGGTCCGGGCGCTGACCCGGTCCGGAACCGTGGACGGGATCTACGTGGTG ACCAACGCTCTCCACCAGGCTGCGTTCGCCGTTTGGGCTGCAGAGTTTCCAGAAGTGCAGATTCTCAGCGATGAGACGCGAAGCAACGAA GAGCGGCTCGGCGCCGTCGCCTGCCTGCAGCTGGCGGTGAAGCACTTCGGCATCCAGGACGGCGTGATTGTCATCGGAGG CGACACGCTGTTCAGGGAGGACTTCAGTCTGGGCCGGGTCACACAGAAGGTTTCTGAGCTGCAGGCGAGGAGCGGCGACAGCTGCCTGCTGCTGTGCTACCGCTGCAGGGACGAAG aaACCCAGAAGTACGGGATCCTGGAGGTGGACGACgatctccgggttctccggatGAAGGAAAAGCCGCAGCCTTCAGAAACCGAGTCCAGGAGAGCC TGTCCGTGTTTCTACGTCTTCTCCAAGGAGAGTCTTCCTCTGCTGGACGCCttcctggaggagaagaag GACGCTCCGATCGAAGAGCGCGACGCTCCGGGGAACTTTGTGTCATGGCTCATCCCGAG GAAGCCGGTTTTCGCCCATGAGATCTCCGGACGCTTTGACGTGGGAAACCTGCCCTCTTACCTGGAGTGTGACGTTTACTTCAGCGAGAAGCTTCAGGACGACAAATCGTTCATGGTTTAA
- the sympk gene encoding symplekin isoform X2, translated as MERPSKDGEPPAVIDVTTSEKVVELLNQAALIPADEKLTVLKQVQELIINKDPSLLDNFLDEIIAFQTDRSMEVRKFVIGFIEEACKRDNELLLRLIANLNLLLKDDSVNVVKKAILSLTQLYKVALQWLVRSRSVSEMQEACWDLVSQMTGDVLSMLDSENDGVRTHAIKFTESLIVTLSPRTPESDVPKRQEGDISLDKVPRDHPYIRYDALCDEGKTALDKLLKFMVHPAISSINLTTALGSLATIARQRPMFMSEVVQAYETLHANLPPTLAKSQVSSVRKNLKLHLVSVLKHPCSLEFQVQIGTLLLDLGMPQSEISRNTPLPREQRKRPRYEPAAEGKKVKMEPALIEDDEDKEEPVPLAAPMPAAAPTPQSAIDLTAEFLRPLLTSENVANLVLISMVYLPDVMPASFQATYTPVESAGTDAQIKHLARLMATQMTAAGIGPGLEQCKAREDESGKEEPAEDESGGKDVLIRRSLSSMVGQAISVVGGYSEKPPAPEAPAIKRLPEPILPSVQTKMAGAGGRKKVFRLADVVQPLSDSQIGSLSSRAVKRILHSEKAVTQSGMSHVRVKLLSRLVTQFEGVMKEDVLDYVLEDMRCRSDLAFSLLYQEYNSYLSQLPAGLLDGYDHCLYTLLSGLQEKPEQRDGLFTKLVLEAPIITESALDVIRRYCEDESRVYLGMTTLKELIVKRPSRQFQYLHVLLDLSSHEKEKVRSTALAFLKRMYEKDHLRDYIEKFALNYLQLLVHPNPPSLLFGADKDTEVAAPWTEETVRQCLFLYLSLLPLNHRLVHELASVYTEAIADIKRSVLRAIEQPIRGMGMNSPELLLLVENCPKGAETLVTRCLHILTDKVPPSPELVERVRDLYHKRVPDVRFLIPVINGLEKNEVIQALPKLIKLNPIVVKEVFNRLLGTQHSEGSSSVSPLTPGDLLIALHNIDSTKCDMKSIIKATNLCFGEKNVYTSEVLAVVMQQLMEQNPLPMLLMRTVIQSLTMYPRLGGFVMNILSRLIVKQVWKYPKVWEGFVKCCQRTKPQSYSVLLQLPPLQLASVFERCPEMRAPLLQHVLSFTPHQQAHIPNSVMAVLEAHKKLDPVPAEPVLEEEPAEPTVAQQPGPGPEPGPALQQETVLLRDEEEPMEQEEAEPLTPETTDPIHQEEEPKAAEEPEPEPGQEPLEEPMEEPEAELSDQPEPLTAPEPEAAPPAAESGSEDPE; from the exons ATGGAGCGTCCTTCAAAGGACGGGGAGCCTCCTGCTGTCATCGACGTCACCACCAGCGAGAAG GTGGTGGAGCTGCTGAACCAGGCGGCTCTGATCCCCGCGGATGAAAAGCTCACTGTTCTCaaacag GTTCAGGAACTCATCATCAACAAGGATCCGTCTCTTCTGGACAACTTCCTGgat GAGATCATCGCCTTCCAGACGGATCGGTCCATGGAAGTCAGGAAGTTTGTGATCGGGTTCATCGAGGAAGCCTG CAAACGGGACAACGAGCTTCTGCTGCGGCTCATCGCCAACCTGAACCTGCTGCTGAAGGACGACAGCGTCAACGTGGTGAAGAAGGCCATCCTGTCCCTGACGCAGCTCTACAAGGTCGCCCTGCAG TGGCTGGTCCGGTCCCGGTCGGTGTCGGAGATGCAGGAGGCCTGCTGGGACTTGGTGTCCCAGATGACCGGAGACGTTCTGAGCATGCTCGACTCGGAGAACGACGGCGTCCGGACGCACGCCATCAAGTTCACCGAGTCGCTGATCGTCACGCTGTCGCCGCGGACGCCCGAGTCCGACGTCCCcaagagacaggaaggagacatcaGCCTGGACAAGGTTCCCAGGGACCACCCCTACATCCGCTATG ACGCTCTGTGCGACGAGGGGAAGACGGCGCTGGACAAGCTGCTGAAGTTCATGGTTCACCCGGCCATTTCCAGCATCAACCTGACAACCGCGCTCGGCTCCCTAGCAACCATCGCTAGGCAACGGCCCATGTTCATGTCCGAGGTGGTGCAGGCCTACGAGACGCTGCATG CCAACCTGCCCCCCACCTTGGCCAAGTCCCAGGTGAGCAGCGTGAGGAAGAACCTGAAGCTGCACCTGGTGTCGGTTCTGAAGCATCCGTGCAGCCTGGAGTTCCAGGTCCAGATCGGCACGCTGCTGCTGGACCTGGGCATGCCGCAGAGCGAGATCAGCCGCAACACGCCGCTGCCGCGCGAGCAGAGGAAGCGCCCGCGCTACGAGCCCGCCGCCGAGGGCAAGAAGGTCAAGATGG AGCCGGCACTCATCGAAGATGACGAGGACAAAGAGGAGCCGGTGCCGCTCGCCGCCCCGATGCCGGCGGCCGCCCCGACTCCGCAGTCAGCCATCGACCTGACGGCCGAGTTCCTGCGACCCCTGCTGACCTCAGAGAACGTTGCCAACCTG GTTCTCATCAGCATGGTGTACCTGCCGGACGTCATGCCGGCGTCCTTCCAGGCCACCTACACACCTGTGGAGTCGGCCGGAACCGACGCCCAGATCAAACACCTGGCCCGGCTGATGGCGACCCAGATGACAGCGGCCGGGATCGGACCAG GTCTGGAGCAGTGCAAGGCGCGGGAGGACGAGTCGGGGAAAGAGGAGCCGGCGGAGGACGAGTCGGGAGGGAAGGACGTCCTGATCAGGCGGTCGCTGTCCTCCATGGTGGGCCAGGCCATCTCCGTGGTGGGCGGCTACAGCGAGAAGCCGCCCGCCCCCGAGGCGCCCGCCATCAAGAGGCTTCCTGAGCCCATCCTGCCCTCCGTCCAGACCAA GATGGCGGGTGCCGGCGGCAGGAAGAAGGTGTTCCGCCTGGCGGACGTGGTTCAGCCGCTGTCCGACTCGCAGATCGGATCGCTGTCCTCCAGAGCCGTGAAGCGCATCCTGCACTCGGAGAAGGCGGTCACCCAGAGCGGCATGTCCCAC GTCAGGGTGAAGCTGCTGTCCCGGTTGGTGACCCAGTTCGAGGGCGTGATGAAGGAGGACGTCCTGGACTACGTCCTGGAGGACATGCGTTGCCGTAGCGACCTGGCCTTCTCTCTGCTGTACCAGGAGTACAACAGCTACCTGAGCCAGCTGCCGGCCGGCCTGCTGGACGGATACGACCACTGCCTCTACACGCTGCTGTCCGGGCTGCAGGAGAAACCCGAGCAGAGGGACGG GCTCTTCACCAAGCTGGTTCTGGAGGCTCCCATCATCACCGAGTCGGCGCTGGATGTGATCCGCCGCTACTGTGAGGACGAG TCCCGGGTTTATCTGGGCATGACGACGCTGAAGGAGCTGATCGTCAAGAGGCCATCCAGGCAGTTCCAGTACCTCCATGTTCTGCTGGACCTCAGCTCCCACGAAAAAGAGAAG GTCCGCAGCACAGCTCTGGCCTTCCTGAAGCGGATGTATGAGAAGGATCACCTGAGGGACTACATCGAGAAGTTTGCCCTGAACTACCTGCAGCTCCTGGTTCACCCGAACCCGCCCTCGCTGCTGTTCGGCGCCGACAAGGACACGG AGGTTGCTGCTCCGTGGACGGAGGAGACGGTGAGACAGTGTCTCTTCCTCTACCTGTCCCTCCTTCCTCTGAACCACCGGCTGGTCCATGAGCTGGCGTCTGTCTACACCGAGGCCATCGCCGACATCAAGCGCAGCGTGCTGCGCGCCATCGAGCAGCCG ATCCGCGGGATGGGGATGAACTCTCCAGAGCTGCTTCTTCTGGTTGAAAACTGTCCTAAAGGGGCGGAGACTCTGGTCACTCGCTGTCTGCACATTCTGACCGATAAAG TGCCTCCGTCGCCGGAGCTGGTGGAGCGGGTCCGGGACCTCTACCACAAGCGTGTTCCGGACGTCCGCTTCCTGATCCCGGTCATCAACGGCCTGGAGAAG AATGAAGTCATCCAGGCTCTGCCGAAGCTCATCAAGCTCAACCCGATCGTCGTGAAGGAAGTCTTCAACCGGCTGCTGGGAACTCAGCACA GTGAGGGAAGCTCTTCGGTTTCTCCGCTGACTCCAGGAGATCTGCTCATCGCCTTGCACAACATCGACTCAACAAAGTGCGACATGAAATCCATCAtcaaag CCACCAACCTGTGCTTCGGGGAGAAGAACGTCTACACGTCGGAGGTTCTGGCGGTAGTGATGCAGCAGCTGATGGAGCAGAACCCGCTGCCCATGCTGCTGATGCGCACCGTCATCCAGTCCCTCACTATGTACCCGCGCCTGGGCGGCTTCGTCATGAACATCCTGTCCCGCCTCATCGTCAAGCAG GTGTGGAAGTACCCCAAGGTGTGGGAGGGCTTCGTGAAGTGCTGCCAGCGGACCAAGCCGCAGTCCTACAgcgttctgctgcagctgccgcCGCTGCAGCTGGCCAGCGTGTTCGAGCGCTGCCCGGAGATGAGGGCGCCGCTGCTGCAGCACGTCCTGTCCTTCACGCCGCATCAG caagCTCATATCCCGAACTCCGTCATGGCGGTGCTGGAGGCCCACAAGAAGCTCGACCCGGTGCCAGCGGAGCCGGTTCTGGAG GAGGAACCGGCAGAACCAACTGTCGCACAGCAACCAggacctggaccagaaccaggaccggCGCTACAGCAGGAAACAGTTCTGCTGAGGGACGAAGAGGAACCGATGGAACAGGAAGAGGCGGAGCCACTGACACCTGAGACGACCGACCCGATTCACCAG GAAGAAGAGCCGAAAGCCgcagaggaaccagaaccagaaccgggccaggAGCCATTGGAGGAACCGATGGAGGAGCCTGAAGCCGAGCTGTCGGATCAGCCGGAACCGCTCACGGCTCCAGAACCAGAGGCGGCACCGCCTGCAGCTGAAAGCGGGTCGGAGGACCCAGAGTAG